The Gracilibacillus caseinilyticus genome segment CTCCTTAAATAAATTGCTCCATTACAACATGGGGAAGCTGGGGATACTCTCCACCTTGGAAGACGAACTGGAATCAATGCAGCAATACTTAGTGTTACAGCAAATAAGATATGATTTTGAATTTGAGACGTTCCTTTTTGTAAAAGAAGAAGTATTACAAGCGCCTTTACCACGATTTATTTTGCAGCCCATTGTAGAAAATGCCTTGTATCATGGGTTAGTGGATGAAGGCACGATTTTGATTACGGTAAAAATGGAAGCATTACAGCTCGTTATTGACATTGCCGATAATGGCAAAGGAATGACATCGCAACAAGTGGAAGAGCTGTTGCATAAGCAAACCTTTAAGCAGACCAATCAAGGGATGGGAATTGGATTAAATTATGTAAAGCGTGTCCTGGCCAGGACGTATGGCCTTGATGCCAAGATCGAGATAGTAAGTCATATTGGTAAAGGGACGGTTGTGACATTACGAATACCATATTTAAAGGGGGAGAAGGCATGATTAACGTACTGATCGTCGAGGATGATAAGCTAGTGCGCAAAAGCTTTATTTCTGCTTTCAGGTGGAATAATTTTGATATGGAAGTGGTTGGGGATGCCAAGAACGGGAAAGTGGCTCTGGATTTCATTGAGCAACACGCGGTCGATTTAGTGATCACGGATTTAGCGATGCCGGTAATGTCCGGAATTGAGCTGATCCGCGTTTTGCGTCAACAGTATCCGGAAATATTTGTCGTGGTGCTTTCCTTGCATCAGGATTTTGAATATATTCAAGAAGCGATGCGATTAGGTGCGATTGATTATATAGCAAAAATTGAGCTCGATGGAACAGATATGGACAATATTCTAGTCCGAATTCAAGATAGAATTGAACAAGAATCAAACAATCGACATGGAATCAGCAAAGCGTCTACATCTCCTTTTCGCAACGGTTATCTAATCCTTTCTCATCATCTGCAGCTTGTATATGAGAGACTGGCAGATGATATTCAACAGGATCAAATGTATACCTTGCATGACGTTGCAATTGTCATCGATCAGCAGGCGATCTCACCAGAAGACATGTATCATCGTTTAGCCGCATCAATAGGAAATCTGCCACCTGTCGTGCTTATCTATCCAGAAAAATCCTCACACATACTTGATCTGACAGCAATTGATCTTCGACAGCTGCTGTTCTATGAAGTATCAGAGGAAAATCGGCTATCATTTATATCGTGTAAGCAACTGCCAGTATTCGAAGCGATAACAGATCAGGAAATGGATCAATGGAAAGAACAATTACTGTCATGGCAATGGCTGACAAATCAAGAAACGGTCCAGCAATTGCTGGATAAGTTATATCAAGCGGCCATGACAACCTCCCAATTGCAGGAGCTTTTTCATTGGTTTGTCAGTGAAAACAAGCGGCTGTACCAAGATATTTTTCCGAAAGACATTGCAGCTCCTAATTCCCTGCATGCTTGGA includes the following:
- a CDS encoding response regulator transcription factor, whose product is MINVLIVEDDKLVRKSFISAFRWNNFDMEVVGDAKNGKVALDFIEQHAVDLVITDLAMPVMSGIELIRVLRQQYPEIFVVVLSLHQDFEYIQEAMRLGAIDYIAKIELDGTDMDNILVRIQDRIEQESNNRHGISKASTSPFRNGYLILSHHLQLVYERLADDIQQDQMYTLHDVAIVIDQQAISPEDMYHRLAASIGNLPPVVLIYPEKSSHILDLTAIDLRQLLFYEVSEENRLSFISCKQLPVFEAITDQEMDQWKEQLLSWQWLTNQETVQQLLDKLYQAAMTTSQLQELFHWFVSENKRLYQDIFPKDIAAPNSLHAWSDVEAWLHHVQRQMYTTVFSPTYSVETNQCILKAVSIIEKELATPLTAQDVALQVNMSRSYFSTCFKDIVGETFHEYVRIARINKAKDYLVYTKEKVGVISEKVGYADIKYFSKMFRKSTGQLPSEYRKWHKVRLQSVGGLPPTDC